In Halorussus limi, a genomic segment contains:
- a CDS encoding DUF7854 family protein: MDRISALRNVEDALADFESGEADLRATERRVVNVLRTYATEFEDEDLSVYRAEGTEPAEGVVVAAESESQARERVAERLDSDDSAFELRELS; the protein is encoded by the coding sequence ATGGACCGCATCTCCGCGCTCCGGAACGTCGAGGACGCGCTGGCCGACTTCGAGTCGGGGGAGGCCGACCTCCGCGCGACCGAGCGACGCGTCGTGAACGTGCTCCGGACCTACGCGACCGAGTTCGAGGACGAGGACCTGTCCGTCTACCGCGCCGAGGGCACCGAACCGGCAGAGGGCGTCGTGGTCGCCGCCGAGTCGGAGTCGCAGGCCCGCGAGCGCGTGGCCGAGCGACTCGATTCCGACGACTCGGCGTTCGAGCTACGCGAACTGAGCTGA